A single region of the Terriglobia bacterium genome encodes:
- a CDS encoding TlpA family protein disulfide reductase → MSAVRWMSVAKAAPLVAAALAVGVACGGPSGQDAGRDGSAAGTVVPRTAPNFSLPNLDGKAVRLSDSAGKVRLVDFWATWCAPCREEIPSFKELYAQYKDQGFELIAISMDDEGATVVRPFVEKARIPYTNLIGNEAVSDAFGGILGYPSAFFIDRDGKIVASFVGGVPKKVLEDRIREMLGLAPTS, encoded by the coding sequence ATGAGCGCCGTGCGCTGGATGTCCGTTGCGAAGGCCGCCCCCCTCGTCGCCGCCGCGCTCGCCGTCGGCGTGGCGTGCGGCGGCCCCTCGGGGCAGGACGCGGGCCGGGACGGTTCCGCGGCGGGGACGGTCGTGCCCCGGACCGCTCCGAATTTCTCCCTACCGAACCTCGACGGGAAGGCCGTGCGGCTCTCCGACAGCGCGGGGAAGGTGCGGCTCGTGGACTTCTGGGCGACGTGGTGTGCGCCGTGCCGAGAGGAGATCCCGAGCTTCAAGGAACTCTACGCGCAGTACAAGGACCAGGGGTTCGAGCTGATCGCGATCTCGATGGACGACGAAGGGGCCACGGTCGTGCGCCCGTTCGTCGAGAAGGCCCGGATCCCGTACACGAACCTGATCGGGAACGAGGCCGTCAGCGACGCGTTCGGGGGAATCCTCGGTTATCCCTCCGCGTTCTTCATCGACCGCGACGGGAAGATCGTCGCCAGCTTCGTCGGCGGCGTCCCGAAGAAGGTGCTCGAGGACCGGATACGGGAGATGCTCGGCCTCGCCCCCACGTCGTGA